The Miscanthus floridulus cultivar M001 chromosome 7, ASM1932011v1, whole genome shotgun sequence genome includes a region encoding these proteins:
- the LOC136465933 gene encoding arabinogalactan protein 1-like translates to MPQHKNFKDKQNPIRPAALLGPGARIPGPLAPPPPLRAPASPCHHAPPPLQRPPPSTPQPGRAARPLCSVPARASLAHQRRTPALPRRRAPTTARPHPCIARPRAPPAQPRRPVTTAPRRAPPPSARPADAVLACCHCWRCGRPPLHAPAPRAPMLPWSCHRLGRSWRKQQ, encoded by the coding sequence ATGCCACAGCACAAGAATTTCAAAGACAAGCAGAACCCTATCCGCCCGGCCGCTCTGCTCGGTCCCGGCGCGCGCATCCCCGGCCCGCTAGCGCCGCCACCCCCGCTCCGCGCGCCGGCGAGCCCCTGCCACCACGCGCCCCCGCCCCTGCAGCGCCCGCCCCCGAGCACCCCCCAgcccggccgcgccgcccgcccgctCTGCTCGGTCCCGGCGCGCGCATCCCTGGCCCACCAGCGCCGCACCCCCGCTCTGCCACGCCGGCGAGCCCCCACCACCGCGCGCCCCCACCCCTGCATCGCCCGCCCCCGAGCACCCCCAGCCCAGCCACGCCGCCCGGTCACGACGGCTCCtaggcgcgcgccgccgccgtcagcgCGGCCTGCCGACGCTGTCCTCGCGTGCTGCCACTGCTGGCGGTGCGGCCGTCCTCCCCTGCACGCGCCGGCCCCGCGCGCCCCCATGCTCCCTTGGTCTTGCCaccggcttggaagaagttggaggaagcagcagtaa
- the LOC136467399 gene encoding salutaridine reductase-like — protein sequence MEGHVRGQYEKEVAVVTGGNRGIGLEICKQLAFNGVTVILTARDEKRGAEAVKNLAAQGLSNILFHQLEVGDLSSAARLADFIRDKFGKLDILVNNAAINGTKAEISDPESFKLELAGMNSQEKLERMRRHTTEPYDKAEECLRTNYHGTKIVTEAHLPLLHLSSHGRIVNISSSFGLLRFFSGEELKNELNNIDNLSEERLDELSELFLKDFKNGQLEPYGWPTEGGYRAYKVSKALINAYSRIIAKKHPTLRVNCAHPGFVSTDMSFHAGDLTVEEGARGALILALVPKGGMTGVFLNRTEVASFV from the exons ATGGAAGGACACGTACGCGGGCAATATGAAAAAGA GGTGGCCGTGGTCACCGGAGGGAATAGAGGGATTGGGTTAGAAATATGCAAGCAGCTTGCTTTCAATGGAGTCACGGTAATATTGACAGCGAGGGACGAGAAGAGGGGTGCAGAAGCGGTAAAAAATCTTGCAGCGCAGGGGCTATCCAACATCCTGTTCCATCAACTGGAGGTTGGAGATCTCTCAAGCGCTGCACGTCTCGCTGATTTTATCCGGGACAAATTTGGCAAACTGGATATATTG GTCAACAATGCAGCTATTAACGGGACCAAAGCAGAGATCAGCGATCCAGAATCTTTCAAGTTAGAG CTTGCAGGCATGAATTCTCAGGAAAAGCTAGAAAGGATGAGGAGGCACACCACAGAGCCTTACGACAAAGCAGAGGAGTGCTTGAGAACAAACTACCATGGCACCAAAATTGTCACAGAAGCACATCTTCCTCTCCTGCACCTCTCATCGCATGGAAGAATTGTAAACATATCATCTAGTTTCGGGCTACTCAGG TTTTTCAGCGGCGAGGAACTTAAAAACGAGCTCAACAACATCGATAACCTATCCGAAGAGAGATTGGATGAGCTGTCAGAATTGTTCCTCAAGGACTTCAAGAATGGCCAACTGGAACCTTATGGGTGGCCGACTGAAGGAGGGTATCGTGCATATAAAGTGTCCAAGGCTCTTATCAATGCTTATTCGAGGATCATTGCAAAGAAGCACCCAACACTTCGCGTGAATTGTGCACATCCTGGCTTTGTCAGTACAGACATGAGCTTCCATGCCGGAGATCTCACGGTCGAGGAGGGCGCAAGGGGAGCTCTGATTCTGGCTCTCGTACCCAAGGGGGGCATGACTGGAGTGTTCTTGAACCGCACAGAGGTCGCATCCTTTGTGTAA